One window of Rasiella rasia genomic DNA carries:
- a CDS encoding HYR domain-containing protein codes for MKKTIFYVGLFMALLVGTTPVFAQTTTSGIQAMSTNSYPSNQTVDFEGNANRMVACDNVLPNYLNNTAPGAAVASQIFPDFGNSTLQSADDFVVPLGGDAIICEVDIAGAFFGGGTTLDDPSISIRMTIYNDAPGVPGATVIFTEDFPGSVAGPANPSFTLSPTGVPALTAGTTYWLSIQPIMNFGLFGQWGWVQTTDGNGNQFQFQDPDALISGSCPTWNNPATCGIAATSDLAMDIRFNAASGGNPPEIFCPADIVENNDPGVCGGQVNFLGVALDDEDGNISGDIVATPFESGDVFPVGTTTVTLSVTDSDGNTATCTFDVTILDNEAPTITCPADITQTNDAGVCGANVTVPLPTIMDNCPVVTSPPSPVVDGPITDMIFVAGDLADTPYTLTAPAMAAGDINVNVTYSGDFGFVTEVFDLEGPDGTIVYSNPGGQQGDCSLNFGGSFIVSAATWNNWITTFGPDLNFELQADPDVDLFCATNNFQLSYQELSANLTNDYNGTNDASDFYPVGTTTVTWTYTDAAGLSASCTMDVTVTDDEAPVIACEGAPTATTATASATPGLTIDATSPVVSSTISVTDEFDITDLNVDLDIPHAWVGDLIVELTGPDGTSVVIVDQPGVPASAFGCAGADILATMDDEATDPVEDECDAGVPTINGSFIPNNPLAAFDGLSTVGDWTLTVTDTFPAGDDGVLAAWGITYEYLAPAGPPFDVVLDANGMATVNVIDLLSSVTDNCGTVTATTPSTGGSMANTLTTTFAGGNGIRSMMFDINALNDATIDSFEVNLDDGAVLDIEVYAKLGTHVGFEGDPSAWTLIGNAPGVVSAGDGLPTSLNLALNYPVLAGETHAFYIASPNKAATLGFNYTTGTAVGDVFAADPNMEILEGSAVIYPFGAIFAPRVFNGTVEYTTGGGSSDVSMFEVGCDDVGISTYDITVTDAAGNTSMCTATINVIDDTAPILVCQDFTLELGADGTAMLDPFDMIDMAASFEACGFDTAAVNIDDFTCADIGTPIEVTVFVADPSLNSAACTAFVTVVDLLGPEVTCPGDMTVDPGANNQLYEVPDYFGDGLATAVDNCTDPLTIFAQDPAPGSLIPDGVYTVTLSSTDEYGNVGSCTFELTVESILGVNDNNLDAGITMYPNPAQGQVTIANSSNILLEKATMYDVNGKLVNTTNLSDMQGEITIDISNLASGVYIVQIEGEDASVVKRLIKE; via the coding sequence ATGAAAAAAACTATTTTTTATGTAGGGCTTTTTATGGCCTTACTCGTAGGTACGACACCCGTATTTGCGCAAACTACCACTTCTGGCATTCAAGCTATGAGTACTAACAGCTATCCAAGCAATCAGACAGTCGATTTCGAAGGAAATGCAAATAGAATGGTAGCCTGTGATAATGTGCTGCCAAACTACTTAAACAATACAGCTCCAGGAGCTGCTGTTGCAAGTCAAATTTTTCCAGATTTTGGAAACAGCACACTTCAGTCTGCAGATGACTTTGTTGTTCCACTTGGAGGAGATGCTATAATTTGTGAAGTAGATATTGCCGGAGCATTTTTTGGCGGAGGAACCACACTTGATGATCCTTCTATTTCAATTAGAATGACCATCTACAACGATGCGCCGGGAGTCCCAGGAGCAACGGTTATTTTTACTGAAGATTTTCCAGGCTCTGTGGCTGGACCAGCCAACCCTAGCTTTACACTATCGCCAACTGGCGTTCCTGCTTTAACCGCAGGTACAACATATTGGTTGAGTATTCAGCCAATAATGAATTTTGGACTCTTCGGTCAATGGGGATGGGTTCAAACTACCGATGGTAATGGCAATCAATTTCAATTTCAAGATCCAGATGCGCTCATATCTGGAAGCTGCCCAACATGGAATAACCCAGCTACTTGTGGTATAGCTGCTACATCAGATTTAGCGATGGATATTCGTTTTAACGCTGCTTCTGGCGGAAACCCTCCTGAAATTTTCTGTCCTGCAGATATTGTTGAGAACAATGATCCCGGTGTATGCGGGGGTCAAGTTAACTTCTTAGGAGTAGCACTAGATGACGAAGATGGAAATATTTCTGGAGACATTGTAGCAACTCCTTTTGAGAGTGGCGACGTATTTCCAGTAGGTACAACAACCGTAACGCTTTCTGTTACCGATAGTGATGGTAATACTGCTACGTGCACGTTTGACGTTACTATATTAGACAACGAAGCACCAACTATTACATGTCCTGCAGATATTACGCAAACAAACGATGCTGGTGTTTGTGGAGCAAATGTTACAGTTCCGTTACCAACTATTATGGATAACTGTCCTGTAGTAACTAGTCCTCCAAGCCCAGTTGTAGATGGACCTATTACAGATATGATTTTTGTTGCTGGAGATTTAGCAGACACACCGTACACATTAACAGCTCCAGCGATGGCTGCTGGAGATATAAATGTTAACGTTACCTACAGCGGTGATTTTGGATTTGTTACCGAAGTTTTTGACCTAGAAGGTCCTGACGGAACCATTGTATATTCTAATCCAGGAGGACAGCAAGGTGATTGTAGTCTTAATTTTGGAGGCTCATTTATTGTATCCGCCGCAACTTGGAACAATTGGATTACAACATTTGGTCCAGATCTTAATTTTGAGTTACAAGCAGATCCTGATGTAGATTTGTTCTGTGCAACAAATAACTTCCAGTTAAGTTACCAAGAACTTTCTGCAAATCTAACCAACGATTATAATGGTACAAACGATGCTTCAGATTTCTACCCAGTAGGAACAACTACTGTAACTTGGACCTATACTGATGCTGCTGGTTTAAGCGCTTCTTGTACTATGGACGTTACCGTAACAGATGATGAAGCTCCTGTAATTGCTTGTGAAGGAGCTCCAACGGCAACAACTGCTACAGCTTCTGCAACACCAGGATTAACAATTGATGCAACTTCACCAGTTGTGAGCAGTACAATTTCAGTAACTGATGAATTTGATATCACAGACCTTAATGTAGACCTTGATATTCCACATGCGTGGGTAGGTGACTTAATTGTAGAACTTACAGGTCCTGACGGAACAAGTGTGGTTATTGTTGACCAACCAGGAGTTCCTGCATCTGCCTTTGGATGTGCAGGTGCCGATATCTTAGCAACCATGGACGACGAAGCTACAGACCCTGTAGAAGACGAGTGCGATGCCGGTGTACCTACTATTAATGGTTCGTTTATCCCTAACAACCCACTTGCTGCCTTCGACGGCTTAAGTACAGTAGGAGATTGGACATTAACTGTAACAGATACATTCCCTGCGGGAGATGATGGTGTCTTAGCTGCTTGGGGAATTACCTATGAGTACCTTGCACCAGCAGGACCACCATTCGATGTTGTTTTAGATGCTAACGGTATGGCTACTGTAAATGTAATCGACCTATTGTCTAGTGTAACAGATAACTGTGGTACAGTAACAGCTACTACTCCAAGCACTGGTGGTTCTATGGCTAATACCCTTACCACAACTTTTGCCGGTGGAAATGGAATTAGAAGTATGATGTTTGATATTAATGCATTAAACGATGCAACTATCGATTCTTTTGAAGTGAACTTAGATGATGGTGCAGTACTAGATATTGAAGTGTATGCTAAATTAGGAACACATGTTGGTTTTGAAGGAGATCCTTCTGCATGGACCTTAATAGGAAATGCACCTGGCGTTGTATCTGCCGGAGATGGATTACCAACATCTTTAAACTTGGCATTAAACTACCCTGTTTTAGCTGGTGAAACTCATGCATTCTATATCGCATCACCAAACAAAGCAGCTACATTAGGGTTTAATTACACTACCGGAACTGCTGTAGGCGATGTATTTGCTGCAGACCCTAACATGGAAATATTAGAAGGTAGTGCGGTGATTTACCCATTCGGAGCTATTTTCGCTCCACGTGTCTTTAACGGAACTGTTGAGTATACTACAGGCGGTGGAAGTAGCGACGTAAGCATGTTTGAAGTAGGTTGTGATGATGTAGGTATCTCTACTTACGACATAACGGTTACAGATGCCGCTGGAAACACTTCAATGTGTACAGCAACCATCAACGTAATTGATGATACTGCTCCTATCTTAGTTTGTCAAGACTTTACATTAGAGTTAGGTGCAGATGGAACAGCAATGCTTGATCCGTTTGACATGATTGACATGGCAGCTAGTTTTGAAGCTTGTGGCTTCGATACAGCAGCTGTAAACATCGATGACTTTACATGTGCAGATATAGGAACTCCAATTGAAGTAACTGTATTTGTAGCAGATCCAAGTTTAAACTCTGCAGCATGTACTGCTTTTGTAACTGTAGTAGACCTTCTTGGACCTGAAGTTACATGTCCAGGAGATATGACTGTAGATCCAGGTGCTAACAACCAATTATACGAAGTGCCAGATTACTTCGGTGACGGATTAGCAACTGCGGTAGACAACTGTACAGACCCACTTACTATCTTCGCTCAAGATCCTGCTCCTGGTAGCTTGATTCCTGACGGTGTATACACTGTGACGCTTTCGTCTACAGATGAATACGGAAATGTAGGTAGCTGTACTTTTGAACTTACTGTAGAGAGTATCTTAGGTGTTAACGATAACAACCTAGATGCTGGAATCACAATGTACCCGAACCCTGCACAAGGACAGGTTACTATTGCTAACAGCTCAAATATCTTATTAGAGAAAGCAACCATGTATGACGTTAACGGTAAGTTGGTAAACACAACAAACCTTTCTGACATGCAAGGAGAAATCACTATAGATATCTCGAACCTTGCTTCTGGTGTGTACATCGTACAGATTGAAGGTGAGGATGCAAGCGTTGTAAAACGTTTGATAAAAGAATAG